A genomic segment from Saimiri boliviensis isolate mSaiBol1 chromosome 14, mSaiBol1.pri, whole genome shotgun sequence encodes:
- the LOC101035886 gene encoding biogenesis of lysosome-related organelles complex 1 subunit 4 gives MVKPSLLKIQKLGRRCAAGRSRATEGRSPEGPEEEAEPQRAWSGDSGTVSQSHSSASGRGRTRAEDGAPGDAACLLPGAGARPEVEALDASLEDLLTRVDEFVGMPDMLRGDSSHVVREGVPRIHAEAAEMRRIYSRIDRLEAFVRMVGGRVARMEEQVTQAEAELGAFPRAFKKLLHTMSVSSLFSKSSSSRPQRAGYEAPVLFRTEDYFPCSEMPQLGRLTAAAKGPQPGAHLQCAGRCRWCSWTSVMLECGVLNFTVHRLSLVYS, from the coding sequence atggtgaaaccgtctctgctaaaaatacaaaaattaggccggcgCTGCGCAGCCGGGCGGTCGCGGGCCACGGAGGGTCGCTCGCCCGAGGGACCAGAGGAAGAGGCCGAGCCGCAGCGCGCCTGGAGCGGGGACAGCGGCACCGTGTCCCAAAGCCACAGCAGCGCCTCGGGCCGTGGGAGGACGAGGGCGGAGGACGGCGCGCCGGGGGATGCCGCCTGCCTGCTGCCCGGAGCCGGCGCGCGGCCCGAGGTCGAGGCCCTGGACGCGAGCCTGGAGGACCTGCTCACCAGAGTGGACGAGTTCGTGGGCATGCCGGACATGCTTCGCGGCGACTCGTCCCACGTCGTCCGCGAGGGAGTGCCGCGCATCCACGCCGAGGCCGCCGAGATGCGGCGCATCTACAGCCGGATCGACCGGCTGGAGGCCTTCGTGAGGATGGTGGGCGGCCGCGTGGCCAGGATGGAGGAGCAGGTCACCCAGGCCGAGGCCGAGCTGGGCGCCTTCCCCAGGGCGTTCAAGAAGCTCCTGCACACGATGAGCGTGTCCTCGCTCTTTAGCAAGTCGTCTTCCTCGAGGCCGCAGCGAGCCGGCTACGAAGCCCCCGTCCTGTTTCGGACCGAAGACTACTTCCCTTGCAGTGAGATGCCTCAGCTCGGACGCCTGACCGCTGCGGCCAAAGGACCCCAGCCGGGGGCTCACCTCCAGTGTGCAGGGCGCTGCAGGTGGTGCTCATGGACGTCTGTGATGCTGGAGTGCGGAGTTTTAAATTTTACCGTGCACAGACTCTCCTTAGTATATTCATGA